A DNA window from Anastrepha obliqua isolate idAnaObli1 chromosome 5, idAnaObli1_1.0, whole genome shotgun sequence contains the following coding sequences:
- the LOC129247975 gene encoding nuclear hormone receptor FTZ-F1 beta — MSSTKAESAAGANPSAAAFGSTLAGNAFQLPVNMHNHAQITSNGSSCHSTNGTTTTTTTTTRNNISVTNIKCEMDEGIAASFMPNGNIMPVIAATGAAGFYNGASSGSGGGGVGIRIPVTKAEDSDSETELTNIENLKVTRRAHTNADSSTPGSSAAIGGSSSTTNHNKNGPRPMSWEGELSETETTETELMETENSLGSSGILPNSLNTSIGGIGVAVIKSEATTTTPGHTVAPTPTHPIKPEQMEQISVEVHSATAGAGPSRSGLGSSSSAGSLYPTPHTKLAPTQSDPINLKYEPDASATGIISAGANVNSPLLTRNKSATLPLPANPSPDSAIHSVYTHSSPSQSPLTSRHAPYTPSLSRNNSDASHSSCYSYSSEFSPTHSPIQGRHAPPAPALYGSFNGSLHHSVLYRPISVDSGGAGNGNSGGNCNAEVQNLSMDTKVSPLNIGLEGLPASPAGISRQQLINSPCPICGDKISGFHYGIFSCESCKGFFKRTVQNRKNYVCVRGGPCPVSISTRKKCPACRFEKCLQKGMKLEAIREDRTRGGRSTYQCSYTLPNSMLSPLLSPEQQGVAAAVAAAAAAAASQQQQQGRLGTQMAHAMTAQQQPALNGLTAGLSVGQTVIKSEQCDDGGASARATNIPTLLQEIMDVEHLWQYNEAELARLNQPISSSSSSSSNASSSSSSTAVSGGGATVNPQMTNPLLASAGFGNGENTNPDLIAHLCNVADHRLYKIVKWCKSLPLFKHISIDDQICLLINSWCELLLFSCCYRSIDTPGEIKMSQGKKISLAQAKSSGLQACIERMLNLTENLRRLRVDRYEYVAMKVIVLLQSDTSELHEPVKVRECQEKALQALQAYTLAHYPDTPSKFGELLLRIPDLQKTCQLGKEMLTIKSRDGGDFNLLMELLRGEH; from the exons ATGTCCTCCACAAAAGCAGAGAGCGCTGCTGGCGCCAATCCCTCAGCGGCTGCCTTTGGCTCAACGCTAGCGGGCAATGCGTTCCAGCTGCCCGTGAATATGCATAACCATGCTCAAATAACTTCAAATGGCAGTAGCTGTCACAGTACGAATGGCACAACTACAACGACCACAACAACAACGCGCAACAATATATCCGTCACGAATATCAAATGCGAAATGGATGAGGGCATTGCGGCATCGTTCATGCCCAACGGCAATATAATGCCTGTCATAGCTGCGACGGGCGCTGCCGGCTTCTATAACGGTGCCAGCAGTGggagtggtggtggtggtgttggtATACGTATACCTGTCACGAAGGCGGAAGATTCCGATTCGGAGACTGAATTGACGAACATTGAGAATTTAAAGGTGACGCGACGCGCGCACACAAATGCGGACAGCAGTACGCCTGGCAGCAGTGCTGCTATTGGCGGTAGCTCTAGTACCACAAATCACAACAAGAATGGACCCCGTCCCATGTCCTGGGAAGGTGAACTCTCCGAAACGGAGACGACTGAAACGGAGCTCATGGAAACGGAAAATTCGTTAGGTAGTAGCGGCATATTGCCGAATAGTTTAAACACCAGTATTGGCGGCATCGGTGTGGCGGTGATTAAGAGTGAGGCGACCACCACAACACCTGGACACACGGTGGCGCCTACGCCTACACATCCCATTAAACCCGAGCAAATGGAGCAAATTTCCGTGGAGGTGCATAGCGCTACGGCGGGTGCGGGTCCATCTCGCAGTGGTTtgggcagcagcagcagcgcggGCAGTCTATATCCCACGCCACACACAAAACTAGCGCCTACGCAAAGTGATCCCATAAATTTGAAATACGAACCCGATGCTTCCGCTACGGGGATCATTTCAGCTGGCGCTAATGTAAACTCGCCACTTTTAACGCGCAATAAATCAGCCACGCTGCCATTGCCTGCTAATCCCAGCCCCGATTCTGCCATACATTCCGTCTATACGCACAGCTCACCATCCCAATCGCCGTTGACGTCGCGTCATGCGCCCTACACCCCATCGCTTAGTCGAAACAATAGCGACGCATCACACAGTTCTTGCTACTCCTACAGCTCAGAGTTTAGTCCAACACATTCACCTATACAGGGTAGACATGCGCCACCAGCTCCTGCACTCTACGGCAGCTTCAATGGCTCGTTGCATCATTCGGTGCTCTACCGACCCATTTCGGTGGACAGCGGTGGTGCTGGCAATGGCAATTCCGGTGGAAACTGTAATGCGGAGGTGCAAAATCTTAGCATGGACACGAAGGTCTCGCCACTCAATATAGGTCTTGAAGGATTGCCTGCCTCGCCGGCTGGTATTTCGCGTCAACAACTCATCAATTCACCCTGTCCCATTTGTGGCGATAAAATTTCCGGCTTCCATTATGGTATTTTCTCGTGCGAATCTTGTAAGGGCTTTTTCAAGCGCACTGTCCAGAATCGCAAAAATTATGTGTGCGTACGTGGCGGTCCTTGTCCGGTGAGCATTTCGACGCGTAAGAAATGTCCTGCCTGCCGTTTCGAAAAATGTCTGCAGAAGGGCATGAAGCTCGAAGCCATACGAGAGGATCGTACGCGTGGCGGCCGCTCCACGTACCAGTGCTCGTATACGTTGCCCAATTCGATGCTAAGTCCGTTATTGAGTCCCGAGCAGCAGGGTGTTGCTGCAGCAGTAGCAGCGGCTGCAGCAGCAGCGGCCagtcaacagcagcaacagggACGACTTGGTACGCAAATGGCGCATGCAATGACCGCACAGCAGCAGCCCGCATTGAACGGGCTGACAGCGGGACTGAGTGTGGGACAAACAGTAATCAAGTCGGAGCAGTGCGATGACGGAGGTGCATCGGCGCGTGCAACAAACATTCCAACGTTACTGCAG GAAATCATGGATGTTGAACATCTGTGGCAGTATAATGAAGCCGAATTGGCGCGTCTCAATCAACCGATCTCCTCATCGTCTTCTTCATCTTCCAATGCATCTTCGTCCTCATCGTCCACTGCGGTTAGTGGCGGTGGTGCCACTGTCAATCCACAAATGACAAACCCTTTGCTGGCAAGTGCTGGCTTCGGTAACGGTGAAAATACCAATCCCGATCTGATTGCGCACCTGTGCAATGTGGCGGATCATCGGCTGTACAAGATCGTCAAATGGTGCAAGAGTTTGCCACTCTTCAAGCATATTTCG atcgATGATCAAATTTGCCTACTGATCAATTCGTGGTGTGAATTGCTGCTCTTCTCTTGCTGCTATCGCTCAATCGATACGCCGGGCGAGATCAAAATGTCACAAGGCAAGAAGATTAGCTTAGCGCAGGCGAAATCAAGTGGCTTACAG GCCTGCATTGAACGAATGTTGAACCTGACAGAAAACTTGAGACGCCTACGAGTTGATCGCTACGAATATGTTGCCATGAAAGTGATTGTGCTACTGCAGTcag ACACCAGCGAATTACACGAGCCCGTCAAGGTGCGCGAGTGCCAGGAGAAGGCGTTGCAAGCCTTGCAGGCCTACACGCTTGCGCACTATCCAGATACGCCGTCCAAATTTGGTGAGTTGCTGCTGCGCATACCAGACTTACAAAAGACGTGCCAG CTTGGCAAGGAGATGCTCACCATAAAATCACGTGACGGTGGCGATTTCAATTTACTTATGGAGCTCCTGCGTGGAGAACATTGA